A stretch of Acropora muricata isolate sample 2 chromosome 7, ASM3666990v1, whole genome shotgun sequence DNA encodes these proteins:
- the LOC136922814 gene encoding ribitol 5-phosphate transferase FKRP-like isoform X1 — protein MKFFPRIKFLTRRNRGKWNTVKYCFITFLMVLIFLHVVALPTFSGGYNDECYLPDEKRRILRFMVEEISIAFDKFGVKYWLDYGTLLGAYRMGDILPYDHDADISFLVSSNISQAFRHLLNSGIKAAGIKARYKNVTVDFVPWRTEKITNHGRKQVLLHKSYPWYVLEGDNFVTRLHHQWQSFPHAWVIPSGRMSFNGVQVAVPNSPERLLAHRYPWTFGLFRLVFPYKWKCWMPCSLRKVSGC, from the exons ATGAAATTTTTCCCTAGAATCAAGTTCTTAACCAGAAGAAACAGAGGAAAATGGAATACTGTAAAATACTGCTTCATTACTTTCCTCATGGTTCTTATATTTCTTCATGTGGTCGCCTTGCCTACTTTCAGTGGTGGGTACAACGATGAGTGCTATCTGCCAGATGAAAAACGTCGTATTTTGAGATTCATGGTGGAGGAAATTTCCATAGCATTTGACAAGTTTGGAGTTAAGTACTGGCTTGATTACG GCACGCTACTCGGCGCTTACCGCATGGGTGATATTCTTCCTTATGATCACGATGCAGACATTTCATTTCTTGTGAGCTCAAACATTTCACAAGCTTTCCGTCACTTGTTAAATTCAGGCATTAAAGCAGCTGGCATAAAAGCTAGGTATAAAAACGTGACGGTTGATTTTGTGCCTTGGAGAACCGAGAAAATTACAAACCACGGTAGAAAACAAGTATTGTTGCACAAATCGTACCCTTGGTACGTTTTGGAAGGAGACAATTTTGTGACAAGGCTTCATCACCAATGGCAATCCTTTCCACATGCTTGGGTGATTCCCTCCGGTCGAATGAGCTTCAATGGCGTCCAAGTTGCTGTCCCCAACTCACCTGAACGATTATTAGCTCACAGATACCCATGGACGTTTGGTTTGTTCAGATTAGTATTTCCGTACAAGTGGAAGTGTTGGATGCCCTGTTCATTACGAAAAGTCAGTGGATGTTGA
- the LOC136922814 gene encoding ribitol 5-phosphate transferase FKRP-like isoform X2, which yields MVLIFLHVVALPTFSGGYNDECYLPDEKRRILRFMVEEISIAFDKFGVKYWLDYGTLLGAYRMGDILPYDHDADISFLVSSNISQAFRHLLNSGIKAAGIKARYKNVTVDFVPWRTEKITNHGRKQVLLHKSYPWYVLEGDNFVTRLHHQWQSFPHAWVIPSGRMSFNGVQVAVPNSPERLLAHRYPWTFGLFRLVFPYKWKCWMPCSLRKVSGC from the exons ATGGTTCTTATATTTCTTCATGTGGTCGCCTTGCCTACTTTCAGTGGTGGGTACAACGATGAGTGCTATCTGCCAGATGAAAAACGTCGTATTTTGAGATTCATGGTGGAGGAAATTTCCATAGCATTTGACAAGTTTGGAGTTAAGTACTGGCTTGATTACG GCACGCTACTCGGCGCTTACCGCATGGGTGATATTCTTCCTTATGATCACGATGCAGACATTTCATTTCTTGTGAGCTCAAACATTTCACAAGCTTTCCGTCACTTGTTAAATTCAGGCATTAAAGCAGCTGGCATAAAAGCTAGGTATAAAAACGTGACGGTTGATTTTGTGCCTTGGAGAACCGAGAAAATTACAAACCACGGTAGAAAACAAGTATTGTTGCACAAATCGTACCCTTGGTACGTTTTGGAAGGAGACAATTTTGTGACAAGGCTTCATCACCAATGGCAATCCTTTCCACATGCTTGGGTGATTCCCTCCGGTCGAATGAGCTTCAATGGCGTCCAAGTTGCTGTCCCCAACTCACCTGAACGATTATTAGCTCACAGATACCCATGGACGTTTGGTTTGTTCAGATTAGTATTTCCGTACAAGTGGAAGTGTTGGATGCCCTGTTCATTACGAAAAGTCAGTGGATGTTGA
- the LOC136923211 gene encoding glycogenin-1-like has translation MRRSPKMYSAKSIVKFNRKHGRCVCIAFVSPFLTVAFLLVFVFAWKPIGLTYLLALMKNVALNIANDKQRFLDNDLHLTDKGWNLNGIEKEHHQVLCKKHALSWSKSKATWLTILTNDDYAIPLLVLGHSIRTFSCQKNMIALISNDVKDETRKVLRKVGWTTRLVEEMDCDWIERKLRVDPSNGGFFQIRPGRRIKGTHTRLHAWNYTEFSKVVYIDADVMLLTNIDELFDINEDFAAAPCSRPGILDPCFNAGLLVLRPDSDQYREILELWGEITARDTCPTDQELLNIFYANVGTDWKFLPYSYNVRRFMFRPLSAFHFVGLSKPWISKCRPSRKEASQFQGPTLDVEEMAVIFWKRFYKLLATYSLETWYQSTKFFRREQEFGNVRFADCLNMEPRPYRSPLEGNHGTG, from the coding sequence aTGAGAAGGTCGCCAAAAATGTATAGTGCCAAATCAATTGTGAAATTTAACAGAAAACACGGCCGCTGCGTTTGTATCGCTTTTGTTTCGCCGTTTCTGACGGTGGCATTCctccttgtttttgttttcgcctGGAAACCGATTGGGCTCACATATTTATTGGCTCTTATGAAGAATGTAGCCTTAAATATCGCAAACGATAAGCAAAGATTCTTGGACAATGATCTGCATTTGACCGATAAGGGATGGAACCTGAATGGAATTGAGAAGGAACACCATCAAGTGTTGTGCAAGAAGCATGCACTGAGCTGGTCGAAAAGTAAAGCAACATGGCTGACCATTCTGACGAATGACGATTATGCCATCCCTTTACTTGTTCTAGGTCACTCGATCCGAACCTTTTCTTGTCAAAAAAACATGATTGCTTTGATTTCAAATGATGTTAAGGATGAGACAAGAAAGGTGCTTAGGAAAGTGGGATGGACGACTCGTTTGGTCGAAGAAATGGACTGTGATTGGATCGAGAGAAAATTGCGTGTGGATCCCAGCAATGGTGGCTTCTTTCAAATTCGACCGGGACGAAGAATAAAAGGAACCCATACGCGACTTCACGCGTGGAACTACACGGAATTCTCGAAAGTCGTTTATATTGATGCCGACGTCATGTTGCTGACGAATATCGACGAACTTTTTGATATTAATGAAGACTTTGCCGCTGCTCCCTGCTCCAGACCTGGAATATTAGATCCTTGTTTCAACGCAGGCCTTTTAGTGTTACGACCGGACAGCGACCAATATCGAGAAATCCTAGAACTCTGGGGCGAAATCACAGCAAGGGACACGTGTCCAACCGATCAGGAACTTCTGAATATATTTTATGCAAACGTTGGTACTGACTGGAAGTTTCTGCCGTATTCCTACAACGTTAGGCGATTTATGTTTAGGCCTTTAAGTGCATTTCATTTCGTCGGGTTATCCAAGCCATGGATTTCGAAATGTAGACCTAGTAGGAAAGAGGCTTCTCAATTCCAAGGCCCTACTCTTGATGTCGAGGAAATGGCGGTTATTTTCTGGAAAAGGTTTTATAAGCTCCTCGCGACTTACTCACTGGAAACGTGGTATCAATCAACAAAGTTTTTCAGACGGGAACAGGAGTTCGGAAATGTCCGTTTCGCCGATTGTTTGAACATGGAACCAAGGCCTTATCGATCGCCCCTCGAAGGAAATCATGGAACAGGTTAA